DNA from Sorex araneus isolate mSorAra2 chromosome 6, mSorAra2.pri, whole genome shotgun sequence:
ccccaaCTGAGGTGACCTAGtgcttttgcttattttggtgttgtgtttttttttatttatttttaattttttaaatttttgggtcacatccggcgatgcacaggggtttcttctggctctgcactcaggaattacccctggcggttctcaggggaccctatgggatgctggggatcgaacccgggtcggccgcgtgcaaggcaaacgccctccccgctgtgctatcgctccagccccgtgttgtGTTTTTTAGATTTGCCACGAAGAGGGGGCGTACCCAGCTGTGcatagggcttcctcctggcagggctcagggcacactGTGtggtggcggggattgaacctggggtggccaccTGCCCGGCGAGTGCCCCGCCCCTTGTTCTCCCTCCCGTCCTCTCTGCTCTTTCCGCTCCCGCCTGGGGAGCCTGACTCGTCCTTCAAGGTTGCAGCCTGAGTCCCGCTTCCTCTGTGTAAGCCGCATGCGAGACCCCTGGCTCAGCAGCAAGCCCACCCTGCCTCTTGCTCTTGagttcttcctccccctcctcctcgccTTGGTGCGCGGGCttcctcttggccctgcactctggGACAGCTATtgatggcgctcaggggaccgggTGTGTTGCCTGGGGTAGAACCGGGGAGGGCCACGagtaaggcaggtgccctcccgctgtgctatctttcaggGCCTCAGGAccacccttctcctcctcctcttcctcttcctgttttggtttttgagccacgcctggcaatgctcaggggtgactcctggctttgctgcactcaggaatcactcctatgggctgtagcgatagggcggggagggcgtttgctttgcacgaggccgacccgggttcgattcccagcatcccctatggtcccctgagcaccgccaggggtcattcctgaatgcagagtcaggagtaatccctgtgtattgctgggtgtgacccaaaaagcaaaaaaaaaaaaaaaaaaaaaaagaatgactcctggtgatgttcaggggacactatgggatgctggggatcgaacccaggccggccacatgcaaggcaagtgctatgtactctgccctctgccctgcccccccacaccctcttgtctttttttttttttttttgctttttgggtcacacccggcgatactcaggggttactccttgctctgcactcaggaattactcctggtggtgctcgagggatccTGTGgtttgccggggatcgaacccgggtcggctgcgtgcaaggcaaaggctctacctactgtgctgtcactccggccccaggaccCTCTTTTGAGGCCCCTCTCAGTGTGCTGGGCTTCGAGCCTGAGCAGTTTCCTGACAGCCAGTGGGCTCTCTCGGGAGCCTGCCTCGTCCCTCCGGCCCCCGCCGTACCGCCCGCCAGCAGCCGTGCGGAGCTCCTCGGGTCGCTGTGACtgtgggggccacgcctggcgatgctcaggagctcCTGCTAGCTCTGTACTCGGAAgcggctcctggcagtgctcagggaccatgcgcGGCCCTGGGGATAAGCCCTGGCCTCTCAGACCCTTAAGCTGTCTCGGTCCAGGGCTGAGCTTTGGACGAaagattcttctctctctttccttttgtagtttgtgtttggggggggcacgcctggcgatgctcaggggttcctctcggctctgcgctcaggaatacccactggggggctgggggctgtgtagggtgctgggggtcaaacctggccgggccatgtgcaaggcaggcgccctgcctgctgtcccctctctctctccctctctctctccctctctctctctttccctctctctctccctttatctctctctccctctctctctccctctctccctctctctctccctctctctctccctctctctctttccctctctctctccctttatctctctctccctctctctctctctctccctctctctccctctctctccctctctctccctctctctctccctctcttcctctgtctctctccctctgtctctctccccctctgtctctctccctctgtctctctccccctctgtctctctccctctgtctctctctccctctgtctctctccctctctctctctccctctttcttcctttatatctctccctttatctctctctccctttatctctctctccctctctctccctctctctctctcccactctctctccctttatctctctctccctctctctctccctctctccctctctctccctctctctctccctatatctctctctccctttctctctctccctctctctctccctctcttttttcttttttttgctttttgggtcacacccagcgatgctcaggggttactcctggctttacactcaggaattactcctggcggtgcttgggggaccatatgggatgccggggatcgaacccgggtcagccgcgttcaaggcaaacgccctccctgctgtgctatcgctccggcccctctctgtccctctctccctctctctccctctttttctctccctctctctccctctccctctctctctctccctccctctctctctctctctctctctctctctctctctcgccctctctctcgTTTATGTTTGAACCCAGCActtcatgcatgcaagacaattatacttttccttttgtttggcaGGGGGAGAACCACACCTGCTgcttcgggggtgggggtggggctgggggtgtatACTCTGCTCAGGGGCATCTGCTCATTGCCAGGATCCCAGCtctcggctggagcgatagcacagtggggagggcgtttgccttgcacgcggccaactgggtttgattcccaacttcccatagggtccccccacccccggagcaccgccaggagtcattcctgagtgcagagccaggagtaacccctatgcattgctgggtatgacccaaaaggcaggaTCCCAGCTCTGCTCTTGGGGTTCACTTCCTGCAGTGCTCCTGGTGTGAGAAGTGCACTAACccttgtgctttctctctggcccctaggggattttgtttatttttttcaaggagTGAttcccatttactttttttttcttttttttttctttttgggtcacacccagcggtgctcaggagttactcctggctctgcactcaggaatgactcctggcagtgctcgggggaccctatgggatgctgggaatagaacgcgggtgggccacgtgtaaggcaaacgccctccccgctgtgctatcactccagccccccccccatttaCTTTTGTAAAATACATAGTAACAATCTAGAATCTTCCTTCCTGGATAGCAGGAAGAGAAGCCAAGTGCGGAATAAGTCTCTCAAAATcaccaactttttcttttttctttttcttttcctgcagaGGGAGGAGTCCTTCCCGCCCGCTCAGGGTGGCCCCGACACGGACCCTGCCTTCTGCGGTCAGGGTCAGccagagagcgagggagaggaCGGGTTTGGGGAGAAAAGCATCGACTCTCAGCACGTGTTGTGATTATTATGTGGCACGAAGCGTTGAGCCGGTGGCTGTGGCCGTGTCCGCCCTGCGAGCAGAGACCGGTGCCACCCGCCGTCGTTCTACCCGGGGCCCTGGCGCCATGGAGCCcagtgccccgccccccgcccccggcacggTGCTGCCCACTGCAGCCCTCCCTGGGCTGTCCCCAGGGGACTCAGGCGCCCTCCACTCCTTCTATCCGCCCACACTGACGGGTGGGGCCAGAcgtgtgggccatacccagcagggcCAGAGGGCTGCTCCGCGCTCGGTGCTCAGGTGTGAGCCTTGGCTGTGATCAGGGGGCCCTACGCGGTgcctggggattcaaaccagggtcggcagGATGCCAGGTGAGTGCCTTACCCctggacactctctctctctctctctctccctctcttcccctctctctctctctctccctctcttcttctctccctctctttctctctcttcatctcttgccctctctctctccctctctccctctctctctccctccctctcttcctctctccctctctctcttcctctcttcctctctctctccctctccctctcttcctctctccctctctttctctcttcctctcttcccctctctctctcttcccctctccctctctctcttcttctcttcccctctctccctctctctctccctctctcccttcctctcttcccctctctccctctctctctcttcccctctccctctctctcttcttctcttcccctctctctccctctctctctccctctctcactctctcttcctctcttcccctctcttcccctctctccctccctcactctctctctctctctctctctctctctctctctctctctctctctctccagcccaccacatTTGGAAGACAGATCGTTATCTGGTGATCATAAGCAGGCGGTGAGTACCGGAGGTCCGAGAGTGCTGGACACCAGCGAGTCCGCACGTGGCTGGGGAGGAGTGTGGGGGGCGTGCCCGGAGCCAGGAGCTCCTCTTACTTCTTGAAGTTCTTGGGGGCCAGGATGTTGCCCTTGGCGTCCAGCGGCGGAACCCTGGCCTCGCTCCTCAGCTGGAGCTTCTCGCTCTCTCGCAGCATCTTCTGCGTCCTGGCGAGCacctgcttcttcctctgggcGTCCAGGAAGATGGGGTTGCAGTGCAGGAAGGTGAGGAAGCTGTGGGCCCCCAGGCGGGACGGAGGGGGCACCCGCGTGTCCGTGGGGGCCTGGCGGTGGGCCCCGGCGTTGGTGAGCCAGCGCCAGACATTGCTGTCGTAGAGGACGCCGGGCCTGGCGGGGAAGGCGGCCGGCAGCTGGCCCACGTCCTGCCACGTGTGGAAGCCCCAGGTGTGGCGGGCCTCGCTCTCCTGGGGACCGAGCTCGAGGCGCCGCACCTGTGCCCTCCTGTCCACGGCCGACAGCGGCCGCAGGAGCGCCTGCTGGTACTTCTGCCAGGTGAAGCCGGGTAGCTCCGCGGGCCTGTGGGGCAGGAGGAACTCCCGCTGAGAGCGCGTCtgcgcggggggccgggggcactCTGGGGCGTGCACCATCTGCGGAGAGACCGAAGGACACGGCAAGCAGGGAAGGGGTCTCGTGGCggagcacatgcctggcttgGCAGGCGCCCGTGGGCCCGATGCCACGCGGAAGAGACGAGTCCGGGCCGGACGCGTggcacaggggcctggggccacggGCCGGGCACGCAGGCAGCCCACGtgtgggtttcatccctggcgcTGCCGCGCGTGGCCCCTGGCCACTTCCCCGGAGTGACCCCCTGTTTCTGTTGTCAGAAAGCCCTCGCTGGAGCCACCGTGCAGTGGCCGAGCCAGATTCAaacccggcaccccacagggatCTCCCACTTCaaccctgccaggggtggccccccagatgaaaaataaatgggggggctggagtgatagcacagcggggagggcgtttgcctgcaggaggccgacctgggtttttttttttttttttgctttttgggtcactcctggctctgcactcaggaatgacttctggcagtgctcaggggaccctatgggatgctgggattcaaacccgggtcatccacgtgcaaggcaaaggccctccccgctatgcttttgctccagcccccgacctgggtttaatccctggcatcctatagggtcccctgagcaccgccaggagtgattcctgagtgcggagccaggaggaacccctgagcatcgccgggtgtgaccctaaaagcaaaataaataaataaataaataaataaagagtcgGGGTAGATGGGAAAGTAGCCAAGGGAAAGCCAGCTGCGGGCTCTGTGCACACGGGGCCTGGCCCCCCACCTGCTCCCGGCCCGTCCCCCCTAACGCCCCCCACGTCCCGTCACCCCCCTCCATTCCTGCCCAGGCACTCCTGCAGGCTGGAGCCCCTCGGGAGGAAAGAGCCCAGAGAACAGGccttccctcccccaggccccccgggaCGCCCCTCTCTGCCCCGGCTGGGTGTCCTTCACGGCCACTGAAGCACCAGCACGGGTGGGGCTCCCACGGGGGCCGCCCTGCCCGCCAGCCCGCACTgctggggtcacacccgccgCCCGGTGTGAGCGAGAGCCCGGGAGCTTCTGGAGTGCTgacccccttcccctctctggcCCCGATCGCCGGCAGGTCAGCGGGAACCTGGACAGCTCGGCACCGTGGCTGCAGCCTCTCTCCCCTGCAGCAGCCGCGCCTGCCCCAGTAGGAGCCGGCCCCGCCTGAGAGGGGctgcagagcggggagggcacccAGCCTGGGTGCCCGAGTGGGCTGTGGCCGGGCTGGACCCCGAGCATTTGGCTGTCGTTGCTGGCGGCCCCTGAggccccacccggcagtgctcggaagACCGTGTGGTGAAGGGGATCCCACCTGGggccctgtgctccagccctcgggGCCAGCACCCCAGGATTTCtcgttgttattttatttattttttgctttttgggtcacacccggtgatacacaggggttactcctggctctgcactcaggaattactcctggcggtgctcaggggaccctatgggatgctgggattcgaacccgggttggccgcgtgcaaggcaaacgccctccccgctgtgctgtcgctccagcccctcgttgtTATTTTATGGGCCCCCTCGGCGCGTGCGCAGGGCGTACctgggaactactcctggtggtgctcggggtggggtgggggtgccacttgggatgtcagggatcgaaccatcgaaccctggtcggcagcGTGAGGGgcgaacaccctcccctctgtgctgtcactctgggccCTTCTGACTCCCAAGCCGCACTGGGACACGCCAGCCCCAGGCGGGCCTGGGAGCccgggaggggggcagcagggccacCCTGGTGCCGAGCTGAGGCCCCTCTCGGGCGGGAAGGGACCACCCGGCCAGCTGGGCCTACCTGCAGGAAAGGCTCTGGGAGCGGGGAGGTGTCCCTCCGCCCGAAGGGGGACCTTTGCTGGGTTCTGGccattttctttccccctcctgGGCCTGTCTGGGCAGCTACTGAGGGAGGACGAGCAGGCAGCATTGTTTGCTGCTGGGGTCGCCATGGTGATGCGTCTGCGGGAGTGGCTCAGCGGGAAGGCCCTTCCCTCTGTGGAGGCCCCCGCCTCGGGGCGCACAGACagggggtagcactgtagctctgtcatcccattgttcatattgttcatctgtttgctggagcgggcaccagtagcgtctccatggtgagacttgttgttactgtgtttgtcaTATCGAATccgccacaggtagctagccaggctctgctgggtgggcgggatactctcggtagcttgccgggctctccgagagggacggaggaatcgaagccaggtcggccgtgtgc
Protein-coding regions in this window:
- the TEX52 gene encoding testis-expressed protein 52, with the protein product MARTQQRSPFGRRDTSPLPEPFLQMVHAPECPRPPAQTRSQREFLLPHRPAELPGFTWQKYQQALLRPLSAVDRRAQVRRLELGPQESEARHTWGFHTWQDVGQLPAAFPARPGVLYDSNVWRWLTNAGAHRQAPTDTRVPPPSRLGAHSFLTFLHCNPIFLDAQRKKQVLARTQKMLRESEKLQLRSEARVPPLDAKGNILAPKNFKKFPHISAGGRYQAQGSQLLPNPLPNLFARRLPCPNPLPHYQQKAFGLVLQPRAPLSQDMVSRFVTLTEDRLVLPLCHSAGQRARVSRRRRKSRPRTYPGASPGGTPFLDRGFGDPGVAHKPDPCL